In a single window of the Flavobacterium sp. W4I14 genome:
- a CDS encoding chromate reductase (product_source=KO:K19784; cath_funfam=3.40.50.360; cog=COG0431; ko=KO:K19784; pfam=PF03358; superfamily=52218): protein MEKNRKIVGLCGSLRKGSYNAMLLKVAGGLIPQGIAFEIIAFDDIPVYNADLDLPEVEERPASVVKFRDALAIADAFIIVSPEYNYSIPGGLKNAIDWASRGKDSPLMHKPVAVMGATQGMWGTVRMQTAFLPVFTFLNMNPVLQPEVLVAQAQNKFDAEGNLTDEKTIGIIKKKIENLISACKV, encoded by the coding sequence ATGGAAAAGAACAGAAAAATTGTTGGCTTATGTGGAAGTTTAAGAAAAGGATCGTACAATGCCATGCTGCTTAAAGTCGCAGGCGGTTTAATCCCTCAAGGTATTGCTTTCGAAATTATAGCTTTCGATGATATCCCTGTTTACAATGCAGACCTGGATTTACCCGAAGTTGAAGAAAGGCCGGCAAGCGTGGTGAAATTTAGAGATGCGTTGGCCATTGCAGACGCTTTTATTATTGTTTCTCCCGAATACAACTATTCTATTCCAGGCGGATTAAAAAATGCCATTGACTGGGCCAGCCGTGGAAAAGATTCACCCTTGATGCACAAACCAGTTGCAGTAATGGGTGCAACACAGGGCATGTGGGGAACGGTGAGAATGCAAACAGCATTTTTGCCTGTTTTTACCTTCCTGAATATGAATCCGGTTTTACAACCAGAAGTTTTAGTTGCCCAGGCTCAAAATAAATTTGATGCTGAAGGAAATCTAACCGACGAGAAAACCATCGGTATTATTAAAAAGAAAATAGAAAATTTAATTTCTGCCTGCAAAGTTTAA